A genome region from Luteimonas galliterrae includes the following:
- a CDS encoding ABC-three component system protein translates to MSLRTQKKRAPNQLVIKQGAVPPAVRLMHISDKEWEQFIASACRLRTINGASYASVILLGNANDKGRDIEARLTKELKENQWDLYQAKHYGNALTPSDIFPELAKLFRHLLAKSYPTPRKYYICGPRNSGPTLHDLIAAPGKLQEALLTAWREGKNGLLDQKELLTPEMEEFIQDFDFSRFEECLVADLIDWHANDRSAHFALFGIEPERGDDPEVPMMTEPHEAIYIEELLLAYAEHQGSPITVADAFGSDTYGEHLAAARSAFYSAEGLRRFSRDIYPDDEFGKLLTMVKTGISVALSPQLKTGLDRHDAAVSAASSLNVSDSVLHPRLRGGDLPGSCHHLVNEKRLKWVRK, encoded by the coding sequence ATGTCGTTAAGAACGCAAAAGAAACGCGCACCAAATCAATTAGTAATAAAGCAAGGGGCTGTACCACCTGCAGTTCGGTTGATGCACATCTCGGATAAAGAATGGGAGCAATTTATTGCTTCCGCCTGTCGACTCCGAACAATAAATGGAGCCTCATACGCATCCGTGATACTGCTTGGAAATGCGAACGACAAAGGGCGAGATATAGAAGCGCGATTAACAAAAGAGCTTAAAGAGAATCAGTGGGATCTCTACCAAGCCAAGCACTATGGCAACGCACTTACGCCCAGCGACATTTTCCCAGAGCTAGCCAAGCTCTTCCGGCACTTACTTGCGAAAAGCTACCCTACTCCTCGCAAATATTACATCTGTGGCCCACGAAATTCAGGCCCAACGTTGCACGATCTGATTGCTGCACCAGGCAAGTTACAAGAAGCCTTACTTACAGCGTGGCGCGAAGGCAAGAATGGATTGTTAGATCAAAAGGAATTGTTGACGCCTGAAATGGAAGAGTTCATACAAGACTTTGACTTCAGCCGCTTCGAGGAATGCCTCGTCGCCGATCTAATTGATTGGCACGCCAACGATCGCTCAGCACACTTTGCTTTATTCGGCATAGAGCCCGAACGAGGTGATGACCCGGAAGTCCCCATGATGACCGAGCCGCACGAAGCCATATACATTGAAGAATTGTTACTCGCTTATGCCGAACATCAAGGATCACCAATTACTGTAGCTGATGCCTTTGGGTCAGATACATATGGAGAACATCTAGCTGCAGCCAGAAGTGCGTTTTATTCTGCTGAGGGTCTCCGGCGTTTTAGCCGTGACATATACCCAGATGATGAGTTTGGAAAACTGCTCACAATGGTCAAAACTGGAATATCTGTCGCGCTCAGTCCTCAATTGAAAACTGGATTAGATCGCCATGATGCTGCAGTGAGTGCCGCATCGAGCTTAAATGTTTCCGATAGCGTGTTGCACCCTCGACTTCGCGGCGGGGATTTACCAGGAAGTTGCCATCATCTTGTGAATGAGAAGCGGCTCAAGTGGGTGCGTAAATGA
- a CDS encoding ABC-three component system middle component 2, with amino-acid sequence MNRPPELFNTPFELGLRMVYLLFHLRPNGADLQKLVLLDYVIIYSGDLGGPESLHTPVPFRNGELFSRRERIEQGLYLMSTRGLVDVLFDASGMTYIAGNSSFTMIGSLSSAYWRKLADRCAWAASRYGESDSNTLLQEFGEGGHRWGAEFEMTKGAH; translated from the coding sequence ATGAATCGCCCCCCAGAGCTCTTCAATACGCCATTCGAGCTGGGGCTGAGAATGGTTTATTTATTGTTCCACCTTCGTCCGAATGGCGCGGACCTCCAAAAACTTGTCCTTCTCGATTACGTCATTATTTACTCCGGCGATCTTGGCGGACCAGAAAGTCTTCATACGCCCGTGCCATTCCGCAACGGAGAACTATTTAGTAGGCGAGAACGTATTGAGCAAGGGTTGTATCTAATGAGCACGCGAGGCTTAGTTGATGTGTTATTTGATGCCAGCGGAATGACATATATCGCTGGAAATAGCAGTTTCACCATGATCGGATCACTCTCTTCAGCATATTGGAGAAAGTTAGCAGATCGATGCGCGTGGGCAGCGAGCCGTTATGGGGAAAGCGACTCAAACACGCTCCTACAAGAGTTCGGTGAAGGCGGACATAGATGGGGAGCAGAATTTGAAATGACGAAGGGGGCTCATTGA
- a CDS encoding type IV secretion system protein has protein sequence MADASAISFVFDGLFILHGGPLDDASGFVFFREIYGHLDGRLKDLGIDLFGRMLAWVIATATLLLTLWVWIEGYRIVIGRSQRSMTAFATEAMQAVMITAIATGSALGGGTLYDWVGHDLGRLVHRVLTGQDGDVFEAIDRTLGYMQMAFGFIDEIQAGDNEALQNAKYRNQGLVALGMGGPAVVAGSLLLMYKAMLALCLGFAPLFVLCLLFPQTKPLFWGWLNHLVGTLFALSVLHVMAAIATNMICAVAATFWTAKLTGASVEGVNSLAMQQGGLGLLLTTLIFGAPAIAAKFFKGLLGDFSPYSAFGQGGASQTSAAHSLHSHAPTYMHSGERTQASVQTHAHRVATPARTVAQEDRIKPVEDERSFLERYPNATASLDNSTHRGDPLPASLSSANAYKSGLSYGEEVDALIAHSPTLQGDIKKLREQSWKFSYGQNGAGSFVDRNDSRNPRIVIDGNKRGDAEEVLRALTHEVGHAEFPYRADYSSKEAYVRGALIDESAALIKNIQIRREILDASNGALDIGLNASAVNHKVYEAAYDQYMIDGDKSKALRSISKVFGGEVTRTRDGRTVTYSEYYGEHYGASKK, from the coding sequence ATGGCCGATGCTTCGGCGATTTCATTTGTATTCGATGGATTGTTCATCCTGCATGGCGGACCTTTGGACGACGCCAGCGGTTTCGTCTTCTTTCGCGAAATCTATGGTCACCTCGACGGCCGGCTCAAAGACCTGGGCATCGATCTGTTCGGCCGAATGCTGGCGTGGGTCATCGCCACCGCCACCTTGTTGCTCACACTCTGGGTTTGGATCGAAGGCTATCGCATCGTCATCGGCCGTTCGCAGCGTTCGATGACCGCCTTCGCAACCGAGGCGATGCAGGCGGTGATGATCACCGCCATCGCCACCGGTTCGGCTTTGGGTGGAGGCACTTTGTACGACTGGGTAGGCCATGACCTCGGCCGGCTGGTCCACCGCGTATTGACCGGTCAGGACGGCGACGTCTTCGAAGCCATCGACCGCACGCTCGGCTACATGCAGATGGCCTTCGGGTTCATCGACGAGATCCAGGCCGGCGACAACGAAGCCCTGCAGAACGCCAAGTACCGGAACCAAGGCTTGGTCGCATTGGGCATGGGCGGACCGGCCGTCGTCGCCGGGTCCTTGTTGCTCATGTACAAGGCGATGCTGGCCCTATGCCTGGGCTTCGCGCCTTTGTTCGTGCTGTGCCTCTTGTTCCCCCAGACCAAGCCGCTGTTCTGGGGTTGGCTGAACCATCTGGTCGGCACCTTGTTCGCGCTGTCGGTCCTGCACGTCATGGCTGCGATCGCCACGAACATGATCTGCGCCGTGGCGGCGACTTTTTGGACGGCCAAGCTGACCGGCGCATCGGTGGAAGGCGTCAACAGCCTGGCGATGCAGCAAGGTGGGCTGGGCCTACTGTTGACCACCTTGATCTTCGGTGCGCCTGCGATCGCGGCCAAGTTCTTCAAGGGGCTGTTGGGGGATTTCAGTCCTTATTCGGCATTCGGGCAGGGTGGGGCGAGCCAGACGAGCGCGGCGCACTCCCTGCACTCGCATGCGCCCACGTACATGCATTCGGGTGAGCGGACTCAGGCGTCTGTGCAAACGCATGCGCATCGCGTGGCTACACCTGCACGTACGGTTGCGCAGGAAGACAGGATCAAGCCAGTCGAGGATGAACGGTCGTTCTTGGAGCGGTATCCAAATGCGACAGCATCGTTGGATAACTCAACCCATAGAGGAGATCCGCTTCCAGCATCGCTCTCATCGGCGAATGCCTACAAGTCGGGACTCAGTTATGGAGAAGAGGTTGATGCGTTGATCGCGCATTCCCCGACTCTTCAGGGCGACATTAAGAAGCTGAGGGAACAAAGCTGGAAATTTAGCTATGGTCAGAACGGCGCTGGCTCTTTTGTCGATCGCAACGACAGCAGGAACCCTCGCATCGTAATAGATGGAAACAAGCGAGGAGATGCAGAGGAAGTATTAAGAGCGTTGACGCATGAAGTGGGTCACGCCGAGTTTCCATATAGGGCTGATTATTCCTCGAAGGAAGCCTATGTTCGCGGGGCTCTTATCGATGAGTCGGCGGCTTTGATAAAGAACATTCAAATTCGAAGAGAGATTCTAGATGCGTCGAATGGAGCGCTAGATATCGGATTAAATGCCAGTGCAGTAAACCATAAAGTCTACGAAGCGGCATACGATCAATACATGATCGACGGAGATAAGAGCAAGGCCTTGCGCTCAATAAGCAAAGTATTTGGCGGAGAAGTCACGCGAACAAGGGATGGTAGAACGGTGACATACAGTGAGTACTACGGAGAGCACTATGGCGCGTCGAAAAAATAA
- a CDS encoding MFS transporter yields the protein MAHNQFELLKQRRFLPFFLVQSLGAFNDNVYRQAIIGLLFWLGVTPEQRTLYTNLAPALFILPYFLFSAHAGQIAEKLEKSRLIRITTTMEIAIMTLAAVGFLTQNMVVLLVALFCTGVQSTLFGPVKYSILPSVLKPEELTGGNGLVEMGTSISILCGMIFGGLIFQLAGSHGPVAAATAVIALAVLGNLVSRAIPRAEAGAPDLKINWNPLPESLAIWRLTRKQLAVRNAILGVSWFWFVGTVLTAQLPTYAETNLGGLQPLYIFALALFSIGTGVGSLLCEKLSARTVEIGLVPLGAFGISAFMIDLYFARSGLAPASGLTIPQFVQQAGSWRIMIDLTGIGFSAGMFVVPLFALIQSRTPRDELSRVIAGMNIQNALFIVAAAVAGIVVQRFLGWTIPQVFLALALANALVAIYIFTIVPEFAMRFLSWVMVRALYRLKIRGVEEHVPDDGPALIVCNHVSYMDALILAASIPRPVRFVMYYKIFNIPVMRFIFRNAKAIPIAGAKEDPALMEKAFEAVDQALAEGEIVAIFPEGKLTKDGEIAAFKSGVERILERRPVPVVPMALRGMWSSMWSHRDNRMGRMRVPRRFRAHVDVVAGEPIDGREATAEVLEAKVRALRGDAA from the coding sequence ATGGCCCACAACCAGTTCGAACTCCTCAAGCAGCGCCGCTTCCTGCCCTTCTTCCTGGTCCAGTCCCTGGGCGCGTTCAACGACAACGTCTACCGGCAGGCGATCATCGGGCTGTTGTTCTGGCTGGGGGTCACGCCGGAGCAGCGGACGCTGTACACCAATCTGGCGCCGGCGCTGTTCATCCTGCCCTACTTCCTGTTCTCGGCCCATGCCGGGCAGATCGCCGAGAAGCTGGAGAAATCCAGGCTGATCCGGATCACCACGACGATGGAGATCGCGATCATGACGCTGGCGGCGGTGGGCTTTTTGACCCAGAACATGGTCGTGCTGCTGGTGGCGCTGTTCTGCACCGGGGTGCAGTCGACGCTGTTCGGGCCGGTGAAGTATTCGATCCTGCCGTCGGTGCTCAAGCCGGAGGAACTGACCGGCGGCAACGGTTTGGTGGAGATGGGCACGTCGATTTCCATCCTGTGCGGGATGATCTTCGGCGGGCTGATCTTCCAGCTGGCCGGCAGCCACGGGCCGGTGGCGGCGGCGACGGCGGTGATCGCGCTGGCGGTGCTGGGCAATCTGGTCAGCCGGGCGATTCCGCGGGCGGAGGCCGGGGCGCCGGACCTGAAGATCAACTGGAATCCGCTGCCCGAATCGCTGGCGATCTGGCGGCTGACCCGCAAGCAGTTGGCGGTGCGCAACGCGATCCTGGGCGTGTCGTGGTTCTGGTTCGTCGGCACGGTGCTGACCGCGCAGTTGCCGACTTACGCCGAAACGAACCTGGGCGGATTGCAGCCGTTGTACATCTTCGCGCTGGCGCTGTTTTCGATCGGCACGGGCGTCGGTTCGCTGTTGTGCGAGAAGTTGTCCGCGCGCACGGTGGAAATCGGCCTAGTACCGCTGGGCGCGTTCGGCATCAGCGCGTTCATGATCGATCTGTATTTCGCGCGCAGCGGTTTGGCGCCGGCGAGCGGGTTGACGATTCCGCAATTCGTGCAGCAGGCGGGCAGCTGGCGGATCATGATCGACCTGACCGGCATAGGTTTCTCCGCCGGCATGTTCGTGGTGCCGTTGTTCGCGCTGATCCAGAGCCGCACGCCCCGGGACGAGCTGTCGCGCGTGATCGCGGGCATGAACATCCAGAACGCGTTGTTCATCGTGGCGGCGGCGGTGGCGGGCATCGTGGTGCAGCGCTTTTTGGGCTGGACCATTCCGCAGGTATTCCTGGCGCTGGCGCTCGCCAATGCGTTGGTGGCGATCTACATCTTCACCATCGTGCCCGAATTCGCGATGCGGTTCCTGAGCTGGGTGATGGTGCGGGCGCTGTACCGGTTGAAGATCCGCGGCGTGGAGGAGCACGTGCCGGACGACGGGCCGGCGCTGATCGTCTGCAACCATGTGAGCTATATGGATGCGCTGATCCTGGCGGCCAGCATTCCGCGGCCGGTGCGGTTCGTCATGTACTACAAGATCTTCAATATTCCGGTGATGCGTTTCATCTTCCGCAATGCGAAAGCGATCCCTATCGCGGGAGCGAAGGAAGACCCGGCGTTGATGGAGAAGGCGTTCGAGGCCGTCGACCAGGCGTTGGCGGAAGGCGAGATCGTGGCGATTTTTCCGGAAGGCAAGCTTACGAAGGACGGCGAGATCGCGGCGTTCAAGTCCGGCGTGGAGCGGATCCTGGAAAGACGGCCGGTGCCGGTGGTGCCGATGGCGCTGCGCGGGATGTGGAGCAGCATGTGGAGCCATCGCGACAACCGCATGGGCCGGATGCGGGTGCCGCGGCGGTTCCGGGCGCATGTGGACGTCGTCGCCGGCGAGCCGATCGACGGGCGCGAAGCGACGGCGGAAGTGTTGGAGGCGAAAGTGCGGGCGTTACGCGGCGACGCGGCTTAG